The window GTTCGGCAATCGAGGTGATCACGCCGACGATGCCGCCGATTTCCTGGGAACGCTGGCCCAGGGTGTTGATCACGGTCGCCGTGCTGCCCAGCGCAGCGGCGATCTGCTCCAGGGACGAGGACGCCTCTTCCATCGAACTGCGACCGATACGCGTCTGCTGGGCGTTTTCCTGGGCCAGGCGCTCGGTGTTGCTCATGTTGTCGGCGATGTTCAGCGAGGTGGCACTGAACTCCTCGACCGCGCCGGCCATGCTGGTGATTTCACCGGACTGCTGTTCCATGCCTTCGTAGGCCCCGCTCGACAGGCCGGACAAGGCCTGGGCACGACCGTTGACCTCCTGGGCGGCCTTGCGGATGTGTTCGACCATGGTCGACAGCGCCTGGCCCATCTGGTTGAAGCTGCCAGCCAGCTGGCCGATCTCGTCGTGGCTCGACACGTTGAGCCGCACGCTCAGGTCGCCGGCCCCCAGGGCCTGCGCCTGGTGCACCAGGTCACCGAGTGGACGCAGCTTGCTGCGCAGCAGCCAGACCGCCGCGCCGACTGCCAGCAACATCGCCAGCAGGCTGCCGAACACCAGGCGAATGCCGACGCTCCAGGTCACCTCGCTGATCTCGGCCTTGGGCATGCTCGCCACCACCGACCACGGGCCGTCCTCGAAAGGTACCGCGACGCTGTAGACGTCATCGCCCTTGTCGCTCCAGAAGCGCCCCTGGCCCGGCTGCTTCGCCAGGTCGGCGATCACCTTGGCCGCCTGCTCGGGATCATTCACCTGGGCGGGCGCGACCAGCCAGCGCTTCTGCTCGTCGAGCAGCGCCAGGGAGCCGGTGGTACCGATGCGGAAACGCTTGAGGTTGTCGAACTGCGCCTTCTGCGCATCGGTGTAGTCGAAGCCGACGAACAGCACCGCGAACACCTTGCCGCTGCTGTCACGCACCGGGGTGTACTGGGTCATGTAGTAGCGGTCGAAAAGCAACGCACGGCCGACATAGCTCTGGCCCGCCATCAGCCTGGCGTAGGCCGGGTGCTGGTGGTCAAGCAGGGTGCCGATGGCACGGCTGCCGTCCTGCTTGGTCAGGGAGGTGCTGACGCGGATGAAGTCCTCGC of the Pseudomonas vanderleydeniana genome contains:
- a CDS encoding methyl-accepting chemotaxis protein gives rise to the protein MPQPRARIATQLGLALSVILAVVISGSTVFALRSLDSANLDTREEHLASEARLLADQLNTFHGTLRESTQRLSGLFEKRFSSGLSARTDELVSVAGTQAPSLYLRDKLLNNDFTEVDDFKQMTAGVATLFVRSGEDFIRVSTSLTKQDGSRAIGTLLDHQHPAYARLMAGQSYVGRALLFDRYYMTQYTPVRDSSGKVFAVLFVGFDYTDAQKAQFDNLKRFRIGTTGSLALLDEQKRWLVAPAQVNDPEQAAKVIADLAKQPGQGRFWSDKGDDVYSVAVPFEDGPWSVVASMPKAEISEVTWSVGIRLVFGSLLAMLLAVGAAVWLLRSKLRPLGDLVHQAQALGAGDLSVRLNVSSHDEIGQLAGSFNQMGQALSTMVEHIRKAAQEVNGRAQALSGLSSGAYEGMEQQSGEITSMAGAVEEFSATSLNIADNMSNTERLAQENAQQTRIGRSSMEEASSSLEQIAAALGSTATVINTLGQRSQEIGGIVGVITSIAEQTNLLALNAAIEAARAGEQGRGFAVVADEVRSLAGRTREATDEISSMIHSIQQETGHAIQTMEQGNALMQEGLSRNANVASALQRIDEQSRSAGQQFAAITTATQEQSSTATLLSSNLQSIALANSEQREVVSNLAQTARELETLAAELRQEVDRFR